One window of the Spirochaetota bacterium genome contains the following:
- the queC gene encoding 7-cyano-7-deazaguanine synthase QueC: MALNRCVVLLSGGLDSATAAAVAKSRGFSLYALTFIYGQRHDIEVEYAKKIANFLNIVNHEIVVLPDILFKSSSLVRASGKEILNNQTDSIPATYVPARNIVFLSMALAYAETINASHIFIGVNAVDYSGYPDCRPQFIQAFQKVVEIGTKSGVNGNPIIIETPLIGLTKGQIIKLGISLGMDYSLTTSCYNPADNGSPCGVCDSCRIRQKGFLDAGISDPASKRNYGK, encoded by the coding sequence ATGGCTTTAAATAGATGTGTAGTTTTGCTCAGCGGTGGATTAGATTCCGCAACTGCTGCTGCAGTTGCTAAGAGTAGAGGTTTTTCTCTGTATGCACTTACTTTTATATATGGACAGCGGCATGATATTGAGGTTGAGTATGCAAAAAAAATTGCAAACTTCCTCAATATTGTTAATCATGAAATTGTAGTTTTGCCTGATATTCTCTTTAAGTCTTCTTCATTGGTCAGAGCATCAGGAAAAGAAATTCTGAATAATCAAACTGATAGTATTCCAGCAACTTATGTCCCAGCCAGGAATATTGTCTTTCTTTCAATGGCATTGGCATATGCTGAGACTATTAATGCATCGCACATTTTTATTGGAGTGAATGCTGTTGATTATAGTGGCTATCCTGATTGCAGGCCTCAGTTTATACAAGCCTTTCAAAAAGTGGTTGAAATTGGCACTAAAAGTGGTGTCAATGGGAACCCAATAATAATTGAAACACCCCTAATTGGTTTGACTAAAGGCCAAATAATAAAGTTGGGTATTTCATTAGGAATGGATTACTCATTGACAACAAGCTGTTACAATCCAGCAGATAATGGCAGTCCGTGTGGTGTGTGTGATAGTTGCCGTATACGGCAAAAAGGATTTTTAGACGCAGGCATAAGCGACCCTGCCTCAAAAAGAAACTATGGCAAATAG
- a CDS encoding ComF family protein codes for MANSKFITLLHYAIFDTVFPSFCAYCGKMISINDSGVCYQCCSKLEKIIQNYSGEYIFSLEESIHGKRQWFLDSGVWLFKYEEPIPTLIYDMKFKYNKSIANLFAQYCIMAISLQKWQFDYITYVPVSNDRLWKRGFNQSELIAQHVSKACNKDVLPLFYLKNEKAVQKKLSSNERFINTYNKFGIYTGYDEIKNKSLLIVDDVYTTGATINECARLLKQQGVRNVFACIVAYAMLREMVC; via the coding sequence ATGGCAAATAGTAAATTTATCACATTATTACATTATGCAATATTTGATACAGTGTTTCCTTCTTTTTGTGCATACTGTGGGAAGATGATATCTATTAACGATTCCGGTGTGTGCTATCAATGTTGTAGTAAGCTTGAAAAGATAATTCAAAATTATTCAGGAGAATATATCTTTTCATTGGAAGAATCAATACATGGGAAACGACAATGGTTCCTGGATAGTGGGGTTTGGTTATTTAAATATGAAGAGCCCATCCCCACACTGATTTATGATATGAAATTTAAGTATAATAAATCTATTGCCAATTTATTTGCACAATATTGTATTATGGCAATTAGTTTACAAAAATGGCAGTTTGATTATATAACTTATGTTCCTGTTTCTAATGATCGCTTATGGAAAAGAGGGTTTAATCAATCAGAACTTATAGCACAACATGTTAGTAAAGCTTGCAATAAAGATGTGTTACCGTTGTTTTATTTAAAAAATGAAAAAGCTGTACAGAAAAAGTTAAGTAGTAATGAGCGATTTATTAATACTTACAATAAATTTGGTATATACACTGGTTATGATGAAATAAAAAATAAATCATTGCTTATTGTTGATGATGTGTATACAACCGGAGCTACTATCAACGAATGTGCACGTCTTCTTAAACAGCAAGGTGTAAGAAATGTTTTTGCCTGCATTGTTGCCTATGCCATGTTACGTGAAATGGTTTGTTAA
- a CDS encoding STAS domain-containing protein has protein sequence MKIKKDENLAIITLDGRIDQEMSEDLENALQKLIDEGYNNICMDMTDVKHICSSALGVIVAFKRKIKNEGDIKLVITNENLLKLFQTTMLDKVFEIFESQRECLSAFD, from the coding sequence ATGAAAATTAAAAAGGATGAAAATTTAGCCATAATTACATTAGATGGAAGGATAGATCAGGAAATGTCAGAGGATCTTGAAAATGCACTGCAAAAACTAATTGATGAAGGTTATAATAATATTTGCATGGATATGACTGATGTAAAACATATATGTAGTTCTGCTTTAGGTGTTATAGTTGCCTTTAAAAGAAAGATTAAAAATGAGGGTGATATAAAATTAGTTATAACCAATGAAAATCTGCTTAAGCTTTTTCAAACAACAATGCTTGATAAAGTCTTTGAAATATTTGAATCGCAACGTGAATGTTTGAGTGCTTTTGATTGA
- a CDS encoding polyprenyl synthetase family protein, with the protein MTPRKDLQSILKPIEHYLIAVDEAIKSKLHTGITLLDESSMHTFKKSGKKIRASMIILSSGLNNEIPDDIIDIACAAEIIHAASLVHDDIIDNADLRRGLPTVAKQYGPKVAVLAGDYMYTKALEIAVGNNRTDLFPIMVDATTEMVKGELYQIQYSNIDNITIDNYFRIIEMKTARFMAACAKLGARVAKMDEKKSDTLYDCGLQLGYAFQITDDAMDYLNNSALTGKDAGNDFINGKITLPLLRLLQIAEKKEKELLMRYAKQPDKQNWLYVLEKANKYNVVEYCIQVASEYVQRAVECLSVFPDSQFKNIMCELALFFIDRRY; encoded by the coding sequence ATGACACCCAGAAAAGATTTGCAATCGATACTGAAACCAATAGAACATTACCTTATAGCTGTTGATGAGGCCATTAAAAGTAAATTGCATACAGGCATTACGCTTTTAGATGAAAGCAGCATGCATACGTTTAAGAAGAGTGGAAAAAAGATTCGTGCCTCAATGATTATTTTATCAAGTGGTTTGAATAATGAAATACCTGATGATATTATTGATATTGCGTGTGCTGCTGAAATTATTCATGCTGCCTCTTTAGTACATGACGATATTATTGATAATGCAGATTTACGCAGGGGATTGCCAACTGTAGCGAAGCAATATGGACCAAAGGTTGCGGTACTAGCAGGTGATTATATGTATACTAAAGCATTAGAGATTGCTGTTGGTAATAATCGTACGGACCTTTTCCCTATTATGGTTGATGCAACAACAGAAATGGTGAAAGGTGAATTATATCAAATACAATATTCTAATATAGATAATATAACTATTGATAATTATTTCCGCATTATTGAGATGAAGACAGCCCGTTTTATGGCTGCCTGTGCAAAGTTGGGTGCACGGGTGGCAAAAATGGATGAAAAAAAGTCAGATACATTATACGATTGCGGATTACAGTTAGGATATGCTTTCCAAATAACAGATGATGCGATGGATTATCTTAACAACTCTGCTCTCACTGGTAAAGATGCTGGTAATGATTTTATAAATGGTAAAATTACTTTACCCTTATTGAGGTTATTACAAATAGCTGAAAAAAAAGAAAAAGAATTGTTGATGCGATATGCCAAACAACCTGACAAACAAAACTGGCTTTATGTGCTTGAAAAAGCAAATAAGTATAATGTGGTTGAATATTGTATACAGGTTGCATCAGAGTATGTACAAAGGGCAGTGGAGTGTCTTTCTGTATTTCCTGATAGCCAATTTAAAAATATAATGTGCGAATTAGCCTTATTCTTTATTGACAGAAGATATTAA
- a CDS encoding tetratricopeptide repeat protein, whose amino-acid sequence MITKEKEEVLRLYNAGLEAYKKRKWDEAIEFFDKALKVDPNDGPSKLYLERSKQYKLTPPPDDWDGVFTMTTK is encoded by the coding sequence ATGATAACAAAAGAAAAAGAAGAGGTTTTGCGTTTATACAATGCTGGATTAGAAGCTTACAAAAAGCGAAAATGGGATGAAGCAATAGAGTTTTTTGATAAAGCATTAAAAGTTGATCCTAATGATGGTCCATCAAAATTGTATCTGGAAAGATCTAAACAATATAAACTAACACCACCACCAGATGATTGGGATGGTGTATTTACAATGACAACAAAATAG
- a CDS encoding polymer-forming cytoskeletal protein: protein MAKKVIQINKNPVYEIGMIATVFGKDTEFYGDLTFEKSLQINGYFEGEIASGDFLVIGEKATVKANIKANTVIIKGTVYGNIEAKDKIEIQSDGKLFGNIRTSKLIIADGVVFEGKCEMIKTPVPVQKQKQNQKEPVAKD from the coding sequence ATGGCTAAAAAAGTTATTCAGATTAATAAGAATCCAGTATATGAAATTGGAATGATAGCTACTGTGTTTGGTAAGGATACAGAATTTTATGGGGACCTCACGTTTGAAAAATCATTACAGATTAATGGTTATTTTGAAGGTGAAATTGCTTCGGGTGATTTTTTGGTTATAGGTGAGAAGGCAACAGTAAAAGCTAATATTAAAGCAAACACTGTTATCATAAAAGGTACGGTCTATGGCAATATAGAAGCAAAAGATAAAATTGAAATACAAAGCGATGGTAAACTCTTTGGAAACATACGGACATCAAAACTCATTATTGCTGATGGTGTTGTGTTTGAGGGAAAATGTGAAATGATTAAAACTCCCGTACCTGTGCAGAAGCAAAAGCAAAACCAGAAAGAGCCAGTTGCTAAAGATTAA